A genomic region of Bosea sp. 124 contains the following coding sequences:
- a CDS encoding sigma-54 dependent transcriptional regulator, with translation MRLIIAGGLKGQLIAAAKIAIAHGANVTHTEGLEQTLAVLRAKGADLLMVEVALPVAQFVAALEAERIRTPIVACGTSTDARAAVAAIQAGAREYVPLPPDPELIAAVLEAVAADQSSLIWKDPAMERVVQLASQIARSDAPVLVTGESGTGKEVIARYLHQKSLRKDKPFVAVNCAAIPDNLLESELFGHEKGAFTGAIARRIGKFEEANGGTLLLDEISEMDVRLQAKLLRALQERMIDRVGGSQPVKVDLRIIATSNRNLGDAVREGSFREDLFYRLNVVHLRLPALRERPGDILALADHFARKYAELNGMPLRPVAADARKLLLSNAWRGNVRELENTIHRAVLLAKGTEIGADAVMTPEGETLGPAGARDSAARAAQTAEAVTRSLVGHTVADVERELILDTLDHCLGNRTHAAKILGISIRTLRNKLSEYTSAGIVVAEPGQARVNAL, from the coding sequence ATGCGCCTCATCATCGCCGGCGGTCTCAAGGGACAACTCATTGCGGCCGCGAAGATCGCGATCGCCCATGGCGCCAACGTGACCCACACCGAAGGGCTGGAGCAGACGCTGGCCGTGCTGCGCGCCAAGGGCGCCGACCTGCTGATGGTCGAGGTCGCGCTGCCGGTGGCGCAGTTCGTGGCCGCGCTGGAGGCCGAGCGCATCCGCACGCCGATCGTCGCCTGCGGCACCTCGACCGATGCGCGCGCCGCCGTCGCCGCCATCCAGGCCGGTGCGCGCGAATATGTGCCCCTGCCGCCCGATCCCGAGCTGATCGCCGCCGTGCTGGAGGCGGTCGCCGCAGACCAGTCGAGCCTGATCTGGAAGGATCCGGCGATGGAGCGCGTCGTGCAGCTCGCCTCGCAGATCGCGCGCTCGGATGCGCCCGTGCTGGTCACCGGCGAAAGCGGCACCGGCAAGGAGGTGATCGCGCGCTACCTGCACCAGAAGTCGCTGCGCAAGGACAAGCCCTTCGTCGCGGTCAACTGCGCCGCCATCCCCGACAACCTGCTCGAATCCGAGCTGTTCGGACATGAGAAAGGGGCCTTCACGGGCGCCATCGCGCGCCGTATCGGCAAGTTCGAGGAGGCCAATGGCGGCACGCTGCTGCTCGACGAAATCTCGGAGATGGATGTCCGCCTCCAGGCCAAGCTGTTGCGTGCACTGCAGGAGCGGATGATCGACCGCGTCGGCGGCAGTCAGCCGGTGAAGGTCGATCTGCGCATCATCGCCACGTCGAACCGCAATCTCGGCGACGCCGTGCGCGAAGGCTCGTTCCGGGAGGATTTGTTCTACCGGCTCAACGTGGTGCATCTGCGCCTGCCGGCGCTGCGCGAGCGGCCGGGGGACATCCTGGCGCTGGCCGATCACTTCGCCCGGAAATATGCCGAACTCAACGGCATGCCGCTGCGCCCCGTCGCGGCCGATGCCCGCAAGCTGCTGCTCTCCAACGCCTGGCGCGGCAATGTCCGCGAACTGGAGAACACGATCCACCGCGCCGTGCTGCTGGCGAAGGGCACCGAGATCGGGGCGGATGCGGTGATGACGCCGGAAGGCGAAACGCTCGGTCCGGCGGGGGCGCGTGACAGTGCCGCGCGCGCCGCGCAGACCGCTGAAGCGGTGACGCGCTCGCTGGTCGGTCATACGGTCGCCGATGTCGAGCGCGAGCTGATCCTCGATACGCTCGACCATTGCCTCGGCAACCGCACCCATGCGGCCAAGATTCTGGGAATCTCGATCCGCACGTTGCGCAACAAGCTCAGCGAATACACATCCGCCGGGATCGTGGTTGCCGAACCGGGTCAGGCGCGGGTCAACGCGCTCTGA
- a CDS encoding YbhN family protein — MKRYLDYLWPIIGLVAVVWSVDLLWEKLKAEAGTDAAIEALLEQGSFWDNLRIVASRIGQKIAVIPTDAFLHAALATLVAYAALAWYDRIALIHIGKEKGISWFYISLCSFVTYALSHNIGASVFSGGMVRYRAYTAKGLTAGEVAVLVALCSFTFAFGTILLMGLVLIYEPEILRPLGRLSRWFTIGDSTARLIGVGMLGFVALYTIGSWLKFRPFRIGRFEVIYPRLPIVARQYLAAPLELAGAAGIIYFALPAQGNPGFLIVLGAFLLSFSAGLLSQVPGGVGVMEAVFLAVMPGIPAPAVFAALLVWRMFYLILPLVISLPVVLAFERAQLKRNTRIAPPP; from the coding sequence ATGAAACGCTATCTCGACTATCTCTGGCCGATCATCGGACTCGTCGCGGTCGTCTGGTCGGTCGATCTGCTCTGGGAGAAGCTCAAGGCCGAAGCGGGAACGGACGCCGCCATCGAGGCCCTGCTCGAGCAGGGCAGCTTCTGGGACAATCTGCGCATCGTCGCCAGCCGGATCGGCCAGAAGATCGCCGTCATTCCCACCGACGCCTTCCTGCACGCAGCGCTCGCGACCCTCGTCGCCTATGCCGCGCTGGCCTGGTACGACCGCATCGCCCTCATCCATATCGGCAAGGAGAAGGGCATCTCCTGGTTCTACATCTCGCTGTGCTCCTTCGTGACCTATGCGCTGTCGCACAATATCGGCGCCTCGGTTTTTTCCGGCGGCATGGTGCGTTATCGCGCCTATACGGCGAAGGGGCTGACGGCCGGCGAGGTCGCCGTGCTGGTGGCGCTGTGCTCCTTCACCTTCGCCTTCGGCACGATCCTGCTGATGGGGCTCGTGCTGATCTACGAGCCCGAAATCCTGCGCCCGCTCGGGCGGCTGTCGCGCTGGTTCACGATCGGCGACAGCACGGCGCGGCTGATCGGCGTCGGGATGCTCGGCTTCGTGGCGCTCTACACCATCGGTTCCTGGCTCAAGTTCAGGCCGTTCCGGATCGGCAGGTTCGAGGTCATCTATCCGCGGCTGCCGATCGTGGCGCGGCAATATCTCGCTGCGCCTCTGGAACTGGCGGGCGCCGCCGGCATCATCTATTTCGCCCTGCCCGCGCAGGGCAATCCGGGTTTCCTGATCGTGCTCGGTGCCTTCCTGCTGTCTTTCTCCGCCGGGCTCCTCAGCCAGGTTCCCGGCGGCGTCGGCGTCATGGAGGCGGTCTTCCTCGCCGTCATGCCGGGCATCCCGGCGCCTGCCGTCTTCGCCGCCCTGTTGGTCTGGAGGATGTTCTATCTCATCCTCCCGCTGGTGATCTCGCTGCCGGTCGTGCTCGCTTTCGAACGAGCCCAGCTCAAGCGCAACACCCGCATCGCGCCGCCGCCATAG
- a CDS encoding MFS transporter: protein MTAPDSPRTTAGPAVIATDVPARLDRLPWSRFHTLVVVALGVTWILDGLEVTLAGSVSGALKESPALRFTNTEIGMAGAAYIAGAVLGALFFGWLTDRLGRKKLFTITVLVYLAATAATAFSWSFWSFILFRFLTGMGIGGEYTAINSTIQELVPARVRGWVDLVINGSFWVGAALGAAGAIVLLNPAVIDPEIGWRLAFFIGAALGLVILILRQWIPESPRWLISHGRTDEAAAIVASIEARAGVTWNPDEKLHMTRLRPRAVTPLGEVFHALFVLHRQRALVGLALMVSQAFFYNAIFFTYALILTDFYQVSSQAIGWFILPFAAGNFLGPLILGRFFDTVGRRTMIALTYALSGLLLTGTGYLFWRDLLSAQQLTLCWSVVFFFASAAASSAYLTVSETFPVEMRALAIAAFYAVGTGAGGIAGPWLFGILIDTGSRGSVFAGYLLGAFLMLAAALLAARYAVRAERQPLESVARPLNAVEEQALEHEHHTGPGSLQSKA, encoded by the coding sequence ATGACAGCGCCGGATTCGCCCAGGACCACAGCCGGCCCCGCCGTCATTGCGACGGACGTTCCCGCACGGCTCGACCGCCTTCCCTGGTCGCGTTTCCACACGCTGGTCGTGGTCGCTCTCGGCGTCACCTGGATTCTCGACGGGCTTGAGGTCACGCTCGCCGGCTCGGTTTCCGGCGCGCTGAAGGAAAGCCCGGCGCTGCGCTTCACCAACACCGAAATCGGCATGGCCGGCGCGGCCTATATCGCCGGCGCCGTTCTCGGCGCCCTGTTCTTCGGCTGGCTGACCGACCGCCTCGGCCGCAAGAAGCTCTTCACGATCACCGTTCTGGTCTATCTCGCGGCCACCGCCGCGACGGCCTTTTCCTGGAGCTTCTGGAGCTTCATCCTCTTCCGCTTTCTGACCGGCATGGGCATCGGCGGCGAATACACAGCAATCAACTCGACGATCCAGGAGTTGGTCCCGGCCCGCGTGCGCGGCTGGGTCGATCTCGTCATCAACGGCTCCTTCTGGGTCGGCGCCGCACTCGGCGCCGCAGGCGCAATCGTCCTGCTCAACCCCGCCGTGATCGACCCCGAGATCGGCTGGCGCCTCGCCTTCTTCATCGGCGCTGCACTCGGGCTCGTCATCCTGATCCTGAGGCAGTGGATTCCCGAAAGTCCGCGCTGGCTGATCAGCCACGGCCGGACCGATGAAGCTGCCGCCATCGTCGCGTCGATCGAGGCCCGCGCGGGCGTGACCTGGAACCCCGACGAAAAGCTGCACATGACGCGGCTTCGCCCGCGCGCGGTGACGCCGCTGGGCGAGGTCTTCCATGCCCTTTTCGTCCTCCACCGGCAGCGTGCGCTGGTCGGGCTTGCCCTGATGGTTTCGCAGGCCTTTTTCTACAACGCGATCTTCTTCACCTATGCGCTGATCCTGACCGATTTCTATCAGGTCTCGTCACAGGCCATTGGCTGGTTCATCCTGCCTTTTGCCGCCGGCAACTTTCTCGGCCCGCTCATCCTTGGACGCTTCTTCGACACGGTCGGTCGCCGCACCATGATCGCGCTGACCTATGCGCTCTCCGGCCTCCTGCTGACCGGAACGGGCTATCTGTTCTGGCGCGACCTGCTGAGCGCGCAGCAGCTCACCTTGTGCTGGAGCGTCGTCTTTTTCTTCGCCTCGGCGGCGGCGAGCTCGGCCTATCTCACGGTCAGCGAGACCTTCCCCGTCGAGATGCGGGCTCTGGCGATCGCCGCCTTCTACGCGGTCGGGACGGGCGCGGGCGGCATCGCCGGCCCCTGGCTCTTCGGCATCCTGATCGACACCGGCTCGCGTGGCAGCGTCTTCGCGGGCTACCTGTTAGGCGCCTTCCTGATGCTGGCAGCAGCCCTGCTCGCGGCCCGCTACGCTGTCAGGGCGGAACGCCAGCCGCTGGAGAGCGTCGCCCGTCCGCTGAACGCGGTCGAGGAACAGGCGCTCGAGCACGAACACCATACGGGGCCCGGCTCGTTACAAAGCAAAGCCTAG
- a CDS encoding FliH/SctL family protein, producing the protein MSSATKFTFGTDFREGGRRAAGEADIAAARAEGVVAGREQGRREAESQLNGLVAQLARAAERLVAQEAAHAAEVEAQAAYVAIVAAKALAGAALSERPLAALENGLRECLSHARLAPHLVMRVNEGAVEAAESLVKRMAQETGFAGKLVVLGEPDIALGDGRIEWADGGFVIETERLARLVEQAVANAFPGFRPPGR; encoded by the coding sequence ATGAGCAGCGCCACGAAATTCACGTTCGGCACCGATTTCCGCGAAGGCGGGCGGCGTGCCGCGGGCGAGGCGGACATCGCGGCCGCGCGGGCCGAGGGCGTCGTCGCCGGCCGCGAGCAGGGCCGCCGCGAGGCGGAGAGCCAGCTCAACGGTCTCGTCGCGCAGCTCGCGCGTGCCGCCGAGCGCCTGGTGGCGCAGGAGGCGGCCCATGCTGCCGAGGTCGAGGCCCAGGCGGCCTATGTCGCGATCGTCGCGGCGAAGGCGCTGGCCGGGGCGGCGCTGTCGGAGCGGCCGCTGGCCGCGCTGGAGAACGGGCTGCGCGAATGCCTCTCCCATGCGCGGCTCGCGCCGCATCTCGTCATGCGCGTCAACGAGGGCGCGGTGGAGGCGGCCGAGAGCCTGGTCAAGCGCATGGCGCAGGAGACGGGCTTCGCCGGGAAACTCGTTGTCCTGGGCGAGCCCGACATCGCGCTCGGCGACGGGCGCATCGAATGGGCCGATGGCGGCTTCGTCATCGAGACGGAACGACTTGCGCGGCTGGTGGAGCAGGCGGTCGCGAACGCCTTTCCCGGCTTCCGCCCCCCTGGACGGTAA
- a CDS encoding EamA family transporter, whose protein sequence is MSRNALFFAVMCLVWGLTFLPVKIAAVHVPPVFLACVRFVFAGAALLAWAGRDAFRVPVRVWPRLAGTSLLVNAGGYSLVFWGVAHAPTGLAAIVNMATIPIYSLLASRVIEGQPIGRSQVAAIALGTAGLGFLFATRAAGGLDVTKGDPLELWGLASVAFGTLLYCVGAVLTRTIATTMPTLTLAAWQTLFGAVALAGVSFAIEPVGVQQIAAVFQWPVLPAVLFLVVAGSLMGFTIYLRLLRDWGAFRAGLYAFVSPVIAVGVGVAVLNEPFGWAEGAGALMMFGAAAIALRR, encoded by the coding sequence ATGTCGCGAAACGCCCTCTTCTTCGCCGTGATGTGCCTGGTGTGGGGGCTGACCTTCCTGCCGGTGAAGATCGCCGCCGTCCATGTGCCGCCGGTGTTCTTGGCATGCGTGCGCTTCGTTTTTGCCGGAGCGGCGCTGTTGGCCTGGGCGGGGCGGGACGCGTTCAGGGTGCCGGTGCGGGTTTGGCCCCGTCTCGCGGGGACGTCGCTCCTGGTCAATGCCGGGGGCTATTCCCTGGTGTTCTGGGGCGTGGCCCATGCGCCGACCGGGCTGGCGGCAATCGTCAACATGGCGACGATCCCGATCTATTCGCTGCTGGCGAGCCGGGTGATCGAAGGGCAGCCGATCGGGCGCTCCCAGGTCGCGGCGATCGCGCTCGGTACGGCCGGGCTCGGCTTCCTGTTCGCGACGCGGGCCGCCGGTGGCCTTGATGTCACCAAAGGCGATCCGCTGGAACTCTGGGGGCTGGCTTCGGTCGCCTTCGGGACGCTGCTCTACTGTGTCGGCGCCGTGCTGACGCGTACGATCGCGACGACGATGCCAACGCTGACGCTCGCCGCCTGGCAGACCCTGTTCGGTGCGGTCGCGCTGGCTGGCGTGTCGTTCGCCATCGAGCCTGTCGGGGTGCAACAGATCGCGGCGGTGTTCCAGTGGCCGGTGCTGCCGGCGGTGCTGTTCCTGGTGGTCGCGGGTTCGCTGATGGGCTTCACCATCTATCTGCGGCTGCTGCGCGACTGGGGAGCGTTCAGGGCAGGGCTCTACGCCTTTGTCAGCCCGGTGATCGCGGTCGGTGTCGGCGTCGCGGTGCTGAACGAGCCGTTCGGCTGGGCGGAGGGCGCTGGCGCTCTGATGATGTTCGGCGCGGCGGCGATCGCGTTGCGACGCTGA
- the fliG gene encoding flagellar motor switch protein FliG — protein sequence MAEARSIATQNTGGRETGAIEGGGGGVTNIAEMTGPQRAAVILLVLGEDHGRKIWSEFDDEEIRIITRAMAELGTVDADDVERLMLDFVGKLSSAGAVTGSFDRTISLLEKILPGDQVAMIMEEIRGPAGRNMWQKLGNIDAVVLANFLKNEYPQTIAVILSKIRPEHAANVLRHLPNDLSIEVVGRMLRLESVQKEALDHIENTLRTEFVATLTQTRRRDPHEMMAEIFNGFDRQTEIRFLSALDASNQESASRIRALMFTFEDLSKLDAAGLQTLMRQVDKDTLARALKGASESMREFFFGAMSQRAVKNMQDDMQSLGPLRLKEVDEAQTKLVTLTKDLADKGEIVLSKGNSEDELVY from the coding sequence ATGGCGGAAGCACGTTCCATCGCCACGCAAAACACGGGCGGCCGCGAGACCGGCGCAATCGAGGGCGGCGGCGGCGGCGTCACCAATATCGCCGAGATGACGGGCCCGCAGCGGGCTGCCGTCATCCTTCTGGTTCTCGGCGAGGATCATGGCCGCAAGATCTGGTCCGAGTTCGACGACGAAGAAATCCGCATCATCACCCGCGCCATGGCCGAGCTCGGCACCGTCGATGCCGACGATGTCGAGCGGCTGATGCTGGACTTCGTCGGAAAGCTGTCGAGCGCCGGCGCAGTGACCGGCTCGTTCGACCGCACGATCTCGCTGCTCGAAAAGATCCTGCCCGGCGACCAGGTCGCGATGATCATGGAGGAGATCCGCGGTCCGGCCGGGCGCAACATGTGGCAGAAGCTCGGCAACATCGACGCCGTGGTGCTCGCCAACTTCCTGAAGAACGAATATCCGCAGACGATCGCGGTGATCCTCTCCAAGATCCGGCCGGAGCATGCGGCCAATGTCCTGCGCCATCTCCCGAATGATCTCTCGATCGAGGTCGTCGGCCGGATGCTGCGGCTGGAATCGGTGCAGAAGGAAGCGCTCGACCATATCGAGAATACACTGCGCACCGAATTCGTCGCGACGCTGACCCAGACGCGCCGCCGCGATCCGCACGAGATGATGGCCGAGATCTTCAACGGCTTCGACCGCCAGACCGAGATCCGCTTCCTCTCGGCGCTCGATGCGTCCAACCAGGAATCGGCCTCGCGCATCCGCGCCTTGATGTTCACCTTCGAGGATCTGTCGAAGCTCGATGCGGCTGGCCTCCAGACCCTGATGCGCCAGGTCGACAAGGACACGCTGGCGCGTGCGCTCAAGGGGGCCAGCGAGAGCATGCGGGAGTTCTTCTTCGGTGCCATGTCGCAGCGCGCCGTCAAGAACATGCAAGACGACATGCAGAGCCTCGGACCGCTGCGTCTCAAGGAAGTCGACGAAGCGCAGACCAAGCTGGTCACGCTCACCAAGGACCTGGCCGACAAGGGCGAGATCGTCCTGTCCAAGGGCAATTCGGAAGACGAACTGGTCTATTGA
- a CDS encoding DUF305 domain-containing protein — protein MNRLISTGIASAFISLLALGGPALAQQHQSHSSQAAPAAKTRDSVATTAYKAANMKMHKDMDIAFTGDADADFVRGMIPHHQGAIDMAKVVLAHGKDPALKTLATGIIADQEKEIAMMREWLKTNGK, from the coding sequence ATGAATCGCCTGATCTCCACCGGCATCGCCTCTGCCTTCATCAGCCTGCTCGCGCTCGGCGGCCCTGCCCTCGCCCAGCAGCATCAGAGCCATTCCAGCCAGGCCGCCCCGGCCGCCAAGACCCGCGACAGTGTTGCGACCACGGCCTACAAGGCCGCGAACATGAAGATGCACAAGGACATGGACATCGCCTTCACCGGCGATGCCGATGCCGATTTCGTGCGCGGCATGATCCCGCATCATCAGGGCGCGATCGACATGGCGAAGGTCGTGCTCGCCCATGGCAAGGACCCCGCCCTGAAGACGCTCGCGACCGGCATCATCGCCGACCAGGAGAAGGAAATCGCGATGATGCGCGAGTGGCTGAAGACGAACGGCAAATAG
- the fliN gene encoding flagellar motor switch protein FliN, whose protein sequence is MSADNDLNLPPLNPADLSFDHNDSSVARSGPIPVKTAEDLEQVFDVPVNVSAVLGSSKIAIGDLLQIVPGAVLELDRRVGEAIDIFVNERLVARGEVVVVEDRLGVTMTEIIKADR, encoded by the coding sequence ATGAGCGCGGACAACGATCTCAACCTGCCGCCGCTGAACCCGGCCGACCTGTCCTTCGACCACAATGACAGCTCGGTGGCGCGGTCGGGGCCGATTCCGGTGAAGACGGCGGAGGATCTCGAACAGGTCTTCGACGTGCCGGTCAACGTCTCGGCGGTGCTCGGCTCCTCGAAGATCGCGATCGGCGACCTGCTCCAGATCGTGCCCGGGGCCGTGCTCGAGCTCGACCGGCGTGTCGGCGAGGCGATCGACATCTTCGTCAACGAGCGCCTGGTGGCGCGCGGCGAGGTCGTCGTGGTCGAGGACAGGCTCGGCGTCACCATGACCGAAATCATCAAGGCCGACCGGTGA
- the flhA gene encoding flagellar biosynthesis protein FlhA, whose amino-acid sequence MSRGAMGKLLNRPDLFLAIGVMGILVVLIFPLPALLLDLLLALSIILSVLVLMTALFIEEPLEFSAFPTVLLIVTMFRLALNMASTRLILQHGHEGGAAAGHVIEAFANFVMGGNFVIGVIVFTILIIVNFVVITKGSGRIAEVAARFALDAMPGKQMAIDADLSAGLIDQDVAKVRRKALEDEANFFGSMDGASKFVRGDAIAALLITFINVLGGIIIGVAQQGMSFGAAAHNYTTLTVGDGLVSQIPALIVSTAAGLLVSKSGVRGAADKALGKQLSGYPKALGMSAAVMLLIAILPGIPMLPFLVLAGGSAWLARHFGRLAKAKEAEVADAAQAASPLQADGTPKEETLNDLLKLDELKIEIGYGLLPLVNSAGGQDRLTDQVRALRRQLAAELGFVMPAVRIVDNVQLEANHYYIKIKEIDAGHGIVYAGQYMAMDPMGGSVNLPGHNVLEPTFGLPATWIDGALQDEAQLRGFTVVDAATVISTHLTEVLKSNMPELLSHGEVQKLLRELPKDHADLVKEIVPSQISTTGIQRVLQLLLSERISIRDLATIIEGIAEAAGGLKNPRDIAEHVRMRLARQICAQFSNMQGNLPIITLSPAWESVFAESIVGQGEERHLAMQPSRLQEFVHQVREKFEDAARIGEMPALVTSGMARPFVRQIVERFRRETPVLSQAEIHPRVRLKTVGTV is encoded by the coding sequence ATGAGTCGCGGGGCGATGGGGAAACTCCTCAACCGCCCGGACCTGTTTCTCGCCATCGGCGTCATGGGCATCCTCGTGGTGCTCATCTTCCCGCTGCCGGCGCTGCTGCTCGACCTGCTGCTGGCGCTCTCGATTATCCTGTCCGTGCTGGTGCTGATGACGGCGCTGTTCATCGAGGAGCCGCTGGAGTTCTCGGCCTTCCCGACCGTGCTGCTGATTGTCACCATGTTCCGGCTGGCGCTGAACATGGCCTCGACGCGGCTGATCCTGCAGCATGGGCATGAGGGTGGCGCGGCCGCCGGCCATGTCATTGAGGCCTTTGCCAATTTCGTGATGGGCGGCAATTTCGTGATCGGGGTGATCGTCTTCACCATCCTGATCATCGTGAATTTCGTCGTGATCACAAAAGGTTCTGGCCGTATCGCGGAAGTTGCGGCGCGCTTCGCCCTGGACGCCATGCCGGGCAAGCAGATGGCGATCGACGCCGATCTCTCGGCCGGGCTGATCGACCAGGATGTCGCAAAAGTCCGGCGCAAGGCGCTTGAAGACGAGGCCAATTTCTTCGGCTCGATGGACGGCGCCTCGAAATTCGTGCGTGGCGATGCGATCGCGGCGCTGCTGATCACCTTCATCAACGTGCTCGGCGGCATCATCATCGGCGTCGCGCAGCAGGGCATGAGCTTTGGCGCGGCGGCCCACAACTACACCACGCTGACGGTCGGCGACGGCCTCGTCAGCCAGATCCCGGCGCTGATCGTCTCGACGGCGGCGGGCCTGCTGGTCTCGAAATCGGGCGTGCGCGGCGCCGCCGACAAGGCGCTGGGCAAGCAGCTTTCGGGCTATCCGAAGGCGCTCGGCATGTCGGCGGCGGTGATGCTGCTGATTGCGATCCTGCCCGGCATCCCGATGCTGCCCTTCCTCGTGCTGGCCGGGGGCTCGGCCTGGCTCGCTCGCCATTTCGGCCGCCTCGCCAAGGCGAAGGAGGCCGAGGTCGCCGACGCGGCGCAGGCGGCCTCGCCGCTGCAGGCCGACGGCACGCCGAAGGAAGAGACGCTCAACGACCTGCTCAAGCTCGACGAGCTCAAGATCGAAATCGGCTACGGCCTGTTGCCGCTGGTCAATTCGGCCGGCGGGCAGGACCGCCTGACCGACCAGGTGCGCGCGCTGCGCCGGCAGCTCGCGGCCGAACTCGGCTTCGTCATGCCGGCGGTGCGCATCGTCGATAACGTCCAGCTCGAGGCGAACCACTACTACATCAAGATCAAGGAGATCGATGCGGGCCACGGCATCGTCTATGCCGGCCAGTACATGGCGATGGACCCGATGGGCGGCAGCGTGAACTTGCCCGGCCACAACGTGCTGGAGCCGACCTTCGGCCTGCCTGCGACCTGGATCGACGGCGCGCTGCAGGACGAGGCGCAGCTGCGCGGCTTCACGGTGGTCGATGCGGCGACGGTGATCTCGACGCATCTCACCGAGGTGCTGAAGTCGAACATGCCGGAGCTGCTCTCGCATGGCGAGGTGCAGAAGCTGCTGCGCGAGCTGCCCAAGGACCATGCCGACCTCGTCAAGGAGATCGTGCCGAGCCAGATCTCGACTACCGGCATCCAGCGCGTGCTCCAGCTCCTGCTTTCGGAGCGCATCTCGATCCGCGACCTCGCCACCATCATCGAGGGCATCGCGGAGGCCGCCGGCGGGCTCAAGAACCCGCGCGACATCGCCGAGCATGTCCGCATGCGGCTGGCCCGCCAGATCTGCGCCCAGTTCTCGAACATGCAGGGCAACCTGCCGATCATCACGCTCTCGCCCGCCTGGGAGAGCGTCTTCGCCGAATCGATCGTCGGGCAGGGCGAGGAGCGCCATCTCGCGATGCAGCCGTCGCGGCTGCAGGAGTTCGTGCATCAGGTCCGCGAGAAGTTCGAGGACGCGGCCCGCATCGGCGAGATGCCGGCGCTGGTCACCTCCGGCATGGCAAGGCCCTTCGTGCGCCAGATCGTCGAACGCTTCCGGCGCGAGACCCCCGTGCTCTCGCAGGCCGAAATCCATCCCCGCGTGCGGTTGAAGACCGTCGGCACCGTCTGA